One window from the genome of Bubalus kerabau isolate K-KA32 ecotype Philippines breed swamp buffalo chromosome 17, PCC_UOA_SB_1v2, whole genome shotgun sequence encodes:
- the NLRP12 gene encoding NACHT, LRR and PYD domains-containing protein 12 — translation MSPARLRSDLGRLCTYLEELEAVELKKFKLYLGTATEMGEGKIPWGRMEPAGPLEMAQLLAAHFGPREAWLLALSVFHQINRKDLWERGHREDQGKDAPPGGPPSVGSESACSLDVLAAAPRKDPQETYRDYVRRKFRLMEDRNARLGEFVNLSHRYTRLLLAKEHSSPRWAQQKLLDTGRGHVGTAGQPASLIQIEALFEPDEERPEPPRTVVLQGAAGMGKSMLAHKVMLDWADGKLFQNRFDYVCYINCREMNRGTTELSVRDLLAGCWPEPCAPLQELVRVPERLLVIMDGFDELRPSFHDPQGPWCLCWEKKAPAEVLLGSLIRKKLLPELSLLITTRPTALAKLQRSLEHPRHVAILGFSEAERKEYFHRYFHDREQASQVFSFVRDDEPLFTLCFVPMVCWVVCTCLKQQLEGGGLLRRRSRTTTAVYLLYLLSLMQPKPGTPTLPSPPNRRGLCALAAHGLWEQKILFAERDLREHGLDAADVSSFLNMNIFQKDIICETLYSFIHLSFQEFFAAMHYVLDDGASGSGPERNLSRLLTEYAFSERSFLALTVRFLFGLLNEETRSYLEKTLGWKVSPGLKTELLEWIRSKARSEGSTLKQGALEVFGCLYELQEEEFIQQALSHFQVVVVNNITTKMEHMVSSFCVKSCRNAEVLQLFGAAYQADGEDGLRWPLATSPERHVLPDIYSEQLAAALSTNPSLVELALHSNALGSRGVKLLCQGLSHPNCRLQNLRLKRCQVSSSVCQDLTTALIANKHLLRMDLSGNALGLLGVQLLCQGLQHPKCRLQVVQLRKCQLEAGACQELASVLSTSHHLLELDLTGNALEDSGLRLLCQGLRHPVCRLRILWLKICLLTGAACEDLASTLHVNQSLVELDLSLNDLGDPGVLLLCEGLRHPQCKLQTLRLRICRLSSVACEGLSAVLGVSSHLRELDLSFNDLGDRGMSLLCEGLRHPTCRLQKLLDSCSLTGKACEDISSALGVNQTLTDLYLTNNALGNTGVRLLCERLSHPGCKLRVLWLFGMDLNKMTHRSLAALRVTKPYLDIGC, via the exons ATGTCCCCAGCCCGGCTCAGGAGTGACCTGGGTCGCCTCTGCACCTACTTGGAGGAACTGGAGGCCGTGGAGCTGAAGAAGTTCAAGTTATACCTGGGGACTGCGACAGAAATGGGGGAgggcaagatcccctgggggcGGATGGAGCCGGCGGGTCCCCTGGAAATGGCCCAGCTGCTGGCGGCTCATTTCGGGCCacgggaggcctggctgctggccCTCAGCGTCTTTCATCAGATCAACAGGAAGGACCTGTGGGAGAGAGGCCACAGAGAGGATCAAGGGAAGG ACGCTCCACCTGGTGGCCCACCCTCAGTGGGCAGCGAGTCAGCATGTTCTCTGGACGTCTTGGCTGCCGCTCCGAGAAAAG ATCCCCAGGAAACCTACAGGGACTACGTCCGCAGGAAATTCCGGCTAATGGAAGACCGCAACGCGCGCCTGGGGGAGTTCGTCAACCTCAGCCACCGGTATACGCGGCTCCTCCTGGCGAAGGAACACTCCAGCCCCAGGTGGGCCCAGCAGAAGCTCTTGGACACGGGCCGGGGACACGTGGGGACCGCTGGCCAACCGGCCAGCCTCATCCAGATCGAGGCCCTCTTCGAGCCAGATGAAGAGCGTCCTGAGCCCCCGCGCACCGTGGTCCTGCAGGGCGCGGCGGGCATGGGCAAATCCATGCTGGCCCACAAAGTGATGCTCGACTGGGCCGACGGGAAGCTCTTCCAAAACAGGTTCGACTACGTCTGCTACATCAACTGCCGGGAGATGAACCGGGGCACCACAGAGCTCAGCGTACGAGACCTCCTGGCCGGCTGCTGGCCGGAGCCCTGCGCTCCTCTCCAGGAGCTCGTCCGCGTGCCTGAGCGTCTCCTCGTCATCATGGATGGCTTTGACGAACTCAGACCATCCTTCCACGACCCGCAGGGCCCCTGGTGCCTCTGCTGGGAGAAGAAAGCGCCCGCGGAGGTCCTCCTGGGCAGCCTGATTCGTAAAAAGCTCCTGCCCGAGCTGTCTCTGCTCATCACCACGCGGCCCACCGCTCTGGCCAAGCTCCAGCGCTCGCTCGAGCATCCCAGGCATGTGGCGATCCTGGGCTTCTCCGAGGCCGAGCGCAAGGAGTACTTCCACAGGTATTTCCACGACAGGGAGCAGGCCAGCCAGGTCTTCAGCTTCGTGAGGGACGACGAGCCCCTCTTCACTCTGTGTTTTGTCCCCATGGTGTGCTGGGTGGTCTGCACTTGCCTCAAGCAGCAGCTGGAGGGAGGGGGGCTCTTAAGACGGAGGTCGAGAACCACGACGGCCGTGTACCTGCTCTACCTCCTGAGTCTGATGCAACCCAAGCCAGGGACCCCTACCCTGCCGTCCCCGCCCAACCGGAGGGGGCTGTGCGCCTTGGCGGCTCACGGCCTCTGGGAACAGAAGATCCTCTTTGCGGAGCGCGATCTCCGGGAGCACGGCCTGGACGCGGCGGACGTCTCTTCCTTCCTCAACATGAACATCTTCCAGAAGGACATCATCTGTGAGACGCTctacagtttcatccacctgaGTTTCCAGGAATTTTTCGCGGCCATGCACTACGTCTTGGATGATGGAGCGAGCGGGTCCGGCCCCGAGCGGAACCTCAGCAGGTTGCTGACCGAGTACGCCTTCTCCGAGAGGAGCTTCTTAGCCCTCACAGTCCGTTTCCTGTTTGGACTCCTGAACGAGGAGACCAGGAGCTACCTGGagaaaacgctgggctggaaggtcTCGCCTGGCCTCAAGACCGAGCTGCTCGAGTGGATCCGCAGCAAGGCTCGGAGCGAGGGGTCCACCCTGAAGCAGGGCGCCCTGGAGGTCTTCGGCTGCCTGTACGAGCTCCAGGAGGAGGAATTCATCCAACAAGCCCTCAGCCACTTCCAGGTGGTCGTGGTCAACAACATCACCACCAAGATGGAACACATGGTGTCCTCCTTTTGTGTGAAGAGCTGCAGGAACGCCGAGGTGCTGCAGCTGTTCGGGGCTGCCTACCAAGCCGATGGAGAAGATGGGCTGAGATGGCCCCTGGCAACGTC CCCCGAGAGGCACGTTTTACCCGACATCTACAGCGAGCAGCTGGCTGCTGCCCTCAGCACCAACCCCAGCCTGGTGGAGCTGGCTTTGCACAGCAACGCCCTGGGAAGCCGGGGGGTGAAGCTGCTATGTCAGGGACTCAGTCACCCCAACTGCAGACTGCAGAACCTGAG GTTGAAGAGATGCCAAGTTTCCAGCTCCGTCTGCCAGGACCTGACGACCGCACTGATCGCCAACAAGCACTTACTGAGGATGGACCTCAGTGGCAATGCCCTGGGGCTGCTGGGTGTGCAGCTGCTTTGTCAGGGCCTCCAGCACCCCAAGTGCAGGCTGCAAGTGGTGCA GTTGAGGAAGTGCCAGCTGGAGGCCGGGGCCTGCCAGGAGCTCGCATCTGTTCTCAGcaccagtcaccatctgctggagCTGGACCTGACAGGAAATGCACTCGAAGACTCAGGCCTGAGGCTCCTGTGTCAAGGTTTGAGGCACCCAGTCTGTAGGCTACGGATTTTGTG GTTGAAGATCTGCCTCCTCACTGGTGCTGCCTGTGAAGACTTGGCGTCCACCCTCCACGTGAACCAGAGCCTGGTGGAGCTGGACCTAAGCCTGAATGACCTGGGGGATCCCGGGGTGCTGCTGCTGTGTGAAGGCCTCAGGCACCCCCAGTGCAAACTCCAGACCCTCCG GCTCCGCATTTGTCGGCTCAGCTCTGTGGCCTGTGAGGGTCTCTCTGCTGTGCTTGGGGTCAGCTCCCACCTTCGGGAGCTGGACCTGAGCTTTAATGACCTGGGAGACCGTGGCATGTCCTTGCTGTGTGAGGGGCTGCGACACCCCACCTGCAGACTCCAGAAACT GCTCGACAGCTGCAGCCTCACAGGCAAAGCTTGTGAGGACATTTCTTCTGCCCTGGGCGTCAACCAGACCCTCACAGACCTTTATCTGACCAACAACGCCCTGGGGAACACAGGTGTCAGGCTGCTGTGCGAGAGGCTGAGCCACCCGGGCTGCAAACTCCGAGTCCTCTG GTTGTTTGGAATGGACCTGAATAAAATGACCCACCGAAGTTTGGCAGCACTTCGAGTGACAAAACCTTACTTGGACATTGGCTGCTGA